ATAAGCCATCCTCGTATTATTGGCCTTAATTCATCAGTCTTATTGGGTCTACTTGCCTTATGCTTTTGCTCATTGAAGTCATCCATCTCTATGTATCTTTTCACTGTGCGATAGTTCTTGCCGGTCATTCCACTTATCTGTGCATAAGTTTTTCCTTCTAAAAAGTATAATTCTCGGATATAATTGATTTGAGTAATTGTCAGCACTTCCTTTCCTCCCTACAAGTTTAGTCACTTAATAGGGTATTATTTAAGGTTTGTACTGGCAATTACTTTTTGTATTTTTGGTTGCCATTTATTGCAGTTCTAGATTACCATAAACAGACGGGTATGCAATGGCCCAGATGCCGTACAAAAGCATAAAGATCGATTAAAAGCGAGCATACCTGAAAACGGTTCCATAAGATTGTTGGTGGTAACAGAAAAACAATATGGATCTATGGAAATTTTGCTCGGGGATTATTTACAGGATGATACTCCGTTTGTATGTGAACAGTTATCGATTTTTTAAAAAAGAATCAGAGGGTATGTAATTAAGTGTGCTGGGAACTGTTTTGATAGAAGTGAAAGCCTTGAATATCAACGCATTCAAGGCTTTCGGCTTCTTGCCAATCTACTATACCAAAACTTACATGGGAACTACAACTNNNNNNNNNNNNNNNNNNNNNNNNNNNNNNNNNNNNNNNNNNNNNNNNNNNNNNNNNNNNNNNNNNNNNNNNNNNNNNNNNNNNNNNNNNNNNNNNNNNNNNNNNNNNNNNNNNNNNNNNNNNNNNNNNNNNNNNNNNNNNNNNNNNNNNNNNNNNNNNNNNNNNNNNNNNNNNNNNNNNNNNNNNNNNNNNNNNNNNNNNNNNNNNNNNNNNNNNNNNNNNNNNNNNNNNNNNNNNNNNNNNNNNNNNNNNNNNNNNNNNNNNNNNNNNNNNNNNNNNNNNNNNNNNNNNNNNNNNNNNNNNNNNNNNNNNNNNNNNNNNNNNNNNNNNNNNNNNNNNNNNNNNNNNNNNNNNNNNNNNNNNNNNNNNNNNNNNNNNNNNNNNNNNNNNNNNNNNNNNNNNNNNNNNNNNNNNNNNNNNNNNNNNNNNNNNNNNNNNNNNNNNNNNNNNNNNNNNNNNNNNNNNNNNNNNNNNNNNNNNNNNNNNNNNNNNNNNNNNNNNNNNNNNNNNNNNNNNNNNNNNNNNNNNNNNNNNNNNNNNNNNNNNNNNNNNNNNNNNNNNNNNNNNNNNNNNNNNNNNNNNNNNNNNNNNNNNNNNNNNNNNNNNNNNNNNNNNNNNNNNNNNNNNNNNNNNNNNNNNNNNNNNNNNNNNNNNNNNNNNNNNNNNNNNNNNNNNNNNNNNNNNNNNNNNNNNNNNNNNNNNNNNNNNNNNNNNNNNNNNNNNNNNNNNNNNNNNNNNNNNNNNNNNNNNNNNNNNNNNNNNNNNNNNNNNNNNNNNNNNNNNNNNNNNNNNNNNNNNNNNNNNNNNNNNNNNNNNNNNNNNNNNNNNNNNNNNNNNNNNNNNNNNNNNNNNNNNNNNNNNNNNNNNNNNNNNNNNNNNNNNNNNNNNNNNNNNNNNNNNNNNNNNNNNNNNNNNNNNNNNNNNNNNNNNNNNNNNNNNNNNNNNNNNNNNNNNNNNNNNNNNNNNNNNNNNNNNNNNNNNNNNNNNNNNNNNNNNNNNNNNNNNNNNNNNNNNNNNNNNNNNNNNNNNNNNNNNNNNNNNNNNNNNNNNNNNNNNNNNNNNNNNNNNNNNNNNNNNNNNNNNNNNNNNNNNNNNNNNNNNNNNNNNNNNNNNNNNNNNNNNNNNNNNNNNNNNNNNNNNNNNNNNNNNNNNNNNNNNNNNNNNNNNNNNNNNNNNNNNNNNNNNNNNNNNNNNNNNNNNNNNNNNNNNNNNNNNNNNNNNNNNNNNNNNNNNNNNNNNNNNNNNNNNNNNNNNNNNNNNNNNNNNNNNNNNNNNNNNNNNNNNNNNNNNNNNNNNNNNNNNNNNNNNNNNNNNNNNNNNNNNNNNNNNNNNNNNNNNNNNNNNNNNNNNNNNNNNNNNNNNNNNNNNNNNNNNNNNNNNNNNNNNNNNNNNNNNNNNNNNNNNNNNNNNNNNNNNNNNNNNNNNNNNNNNNNNNNNNNNNNNNNNNNNNNNNNNNNNNNNNNNNNNNNNNNNAAATCTACTATACCAAAACTTACATGGGAACTACAACCGTGCGGACGCGTGGATTGAAATATTAATTATACACCCAATTTATCATAAACTTATGGTCGCCCCTTACACAGGGGCGTGAATTGAAACAGACTGAAATATTGCTTAAAATCAGGTTTAATATGACAAAAAAAATAAACAAGGGGTAAAAGCTCATAATACACAAAAGCTATTTAGGTAGCCATTTTGATGCAATCGATGCATAAGTAGGCGCAATAATAGGAATTTTAAGGTGCAGATAATTGAATACTAAAGACAAATATTGTTTGTTAATATTCACACAGGGTATAAGTTAGGCAACTGATATCTAAGGATAAAATCACATAAATCAACTGCGCATCTAAAAATTATTCGGACCATGTTATCATGAGGTTTCAAAACATCAACATGTCTCAGCACCGGTATATTCATAACGCAATTAAAAATCTTCAGAAGAAACCTAATGATGATAAGGTTGGAGTGGGGGTGGTTAATGTTCAAACACTATAGGCTGATTTTCTGGAGGTTGTTTTGTTGTTATAAGGGGGATCATTATGAAAAAAAAATTTTTAGTTATATTGTTGGCTATGTTGATAGTTCTAGCTTTCCCAATGCAGGCACTGGCATCTCCGCTGGCGAATCTACCGGAGACACCGGTTTATGTAAATTTAGGTGACTCCATAGCATACGGAATGAGCGCTGAACCCCGAAAAAGCTATTTTGAAAGATTCGACAGGTTTCTAGGGCCAAGCCAGTCATTTAACCTGGGGATCCCAGGTGAGACTAGTGGAGATCTGTTAGGGAAGTTAAAGACCAATTCAAGTTTTCAATACGCAGTATCCCAAGCGGATATAATAACTATAAGCATAGGCGGGAACAATCTTTTAGGTCCGATCATATTCGGATTGATTTCGGAGGTTGACGCCTTGCTAGTATATTTGACACCGGAGCAGCAGATTGAGTTTGAGATATTCTTGGCTCAGATGGAAGAACAGCTCGGGGAAAATCCGGATTCTGATGAACTGCTGAAGGCTTTTATCGTCTTGACGGAATACGTTATTAAGCTGGTAGGTGAGGATGTTTGGAATCAAGTGGTATATGGGCTGATGAATTCACCGGATTTAAACGGTGCTCTCATTAATGGAGCGGCACAGTTTACCCAAGATTGGCCGGAGATTGTAGGAAGAGTTAGAGGATTAAATCCTACTGCGAAAGTCATAGCACTCAACCTTTATAATCCTGTCATAGCCAATGAAAGTCCGGAGCTATTTGCCATGATGGAAGGGCTGATAATACAGATAAATACAGTCTTTGCTAGTATTCCGGGATGTGACGTAATTGATGTATATAGCGAGTTTAATAAAAATTCAAAAAGCGTAAACTTCAGCTTGCTTTACGACACGCTAAGCATCGACCCTCATCCTACTTCTGATGGGCATCAGAGGATTTTCAGGCTGCTGGCAAGGGAAAGTGCTAAAACCAGATAAAAAATCTTTTCAAATCTTATATGTTATTATAAGTAACCTGCTGCAAGTCTTATAAATAAGATTTAGCTGCAGGTTATTTTTTATTTTGTTTTTTTGAACCTTTTTAGGTGTAAAATACTCTTATAAGCATAGGAGGTGCGGCATTGGACATAAAAGCATATGTAATCAGAGCAAAAAATGAAGACAAACAAGCACTGCTTGAGCTGATAATGCAAAAGCAGGATGAATATTATAAATTGGCTTATGTTTATCTAAAGAACAGACATGATGCTTTGGATGCCATACAGGATATGACACTTATTCTTTATAATAAAATAGGCAAACTTAAAAAAGACGAATCGTTTTATTCCTGGAGCAAGACCATATTGGTGAATTGCTGCAAGACCATCTTAAAAAATCGCAATCGTATCGATTCAACAGAATTATTTGATGTTGAACAAAGGAGCAAAGATCAAGAAGACGGGATTGTCTTGGAAAACACTGTAAATAAGCTGAGTGAAAAGCATCAGGAAATAATAAGGCTAAAATACTATTTGGATATGGACAATGATACAATTTCAAAAATATTAAAGATACCTCTTGGCACTGTAAAATCTCGATCTAATGCTGCTCTGAATAAACTAAAGATTATGATGGAAGGGAGCGGATATGATGGATATTGAGAAAGCTCTTAGAGAACAAAAAAAACAGATAGATCAGATCAATGCTCCAGCAGAACTTAAGCCAAGGCTAGAAACTGCTCTTAACGCAGAAAGAAAGAGAAAATCCCAGGATTATAGGTGGGCTTTAAGGGCTGCAGCAGCAATTATGGTAGTTTTTTTGGCAGGATACAATTTCAATACCCTGGCTTACTATGGAAAAAGAATGATAGGCTTTGAAGGATTGATGACCGACACCGTAAGTGAATTGGTCAACTCCGGATTGGGACAGGATATAGGAACAACTTATGCATTTGATAACGGAGTAAACCTAACCATAGATGGTGTGATGATTGATTACAATAACCTCATACTCTTTTATACTTTTAGCGGAGATTTGAATTTTGACGATCCAGATAAAATTTTTAATCTTCCGAGCATATATTTAAAAGGCTTCTTTGAAACCATTGAACACAACCATTCTGTTGGAAGCCTAGATGAAGATAATAGAGAAATAAAATTTGTTAGCTATTACGATCCTCCGCGGGCATTAACACGCCAAATAAAGATCGAGTCTTATTCAATGGACGACAGTGGATTTAACTTAATTGAAGACAAAGTCATTATTGATAGAAGTAAGGCTATGGGGAAGATATTAAAAAAATCTGTCGCACACACTTTTAAAGTGGGAAACAGAAACATAAAGATCGATGAATTAATAGCAACGCCTACAGCAACATCTATCACAGGAAGCATACAAAATATTTTTCAGCTTGCGAGGGACTCATTGTATGACAATAGAATAAGACCGAACTCAATTTCAATGAGCCTATGGGCAAACGGCAGGCAGGTAGATAGTCAATCATCAAGCTTAAAAACAGATTCAAAGGGGATCACATTTAAACAGGATTTTGATGCATTGCCTGAAGATACAAAAAGCATTCAGATATTATTAGAGAGCGTCACAGCAGATTATGATGTTGATGAAAATTTTGCACTGACGATGGATAATGGTGAAAAAAATATTGGGATTAACAATCAGCATATTGCTATACTGGATGTGTGGGAAAGTGATTCTCAAACCTGTGTAAAGATTAGGACTGAGGACCATTTGTATTTAAGCGAAGTGTTTCTTGAGGTAGACGGAGCCAAAGCAGAACTTGCGAAAACTGTTGAGAATCAAACAGATAAGCTGAAATCAGGCAGGATAGAACGAACAAGAACAATGTATTTTGATAAAAGCGGTGAGGACATGAACCTTAATATTAAAAGAATAACTTATAAAACGGATGTGTACCAGTCAGTGAAGATTAAAGTGAACTGAATGTGATCTGTTTACTGGGAAATCATTACTCTGGCAAGAGACGCTTTTGTGAAATTCCCCTTGATGAAATTAGTCTTATTTTATACTATTAATAGTATGATATAAAGTGTAGAATTCATTCAACATAGCTAAAATTACATCTATCTAAAGGGGATATATATGGATAAAACAAAGAAGCAGTGGCAATTGAATCTTTACAAAATAATAAATGAATCCGATACAATTCAGGGGCGTGTTTTTGACATAGTCATGGTTGTGTCAATAGTTTTAAACAGCATAGTAATAATCGCCGAAACGGTAGAACCCATCAGAATTTCCATAGGGGAGATATTAATGACTTTGCAATGGGTCTTCGTGGTTCTCTTTACGTTCGAGTATATACTTCGAATCTTGATAGTGGAGAATAAAAAGAAATATGTTGCTAGCTTTTTTGGAGTAGTAGATATGATGGCTATACTTCCAGCGTATATAAGCATTTTTATGCCAAGCATAAGGCTGTTGGCTCTATTCAGAACTTTTAGGCTGCTTAGGCTATTTAGCATTTTGAAAATGGGCAGGTATGTCGAGGCTTCAGGCAACCTGTTAAAAGCCCTTAGAGCTAGCAGGGCGAAAATTACGGTATTTTTGTTCACGATATTTTTTGTAATAGTAGTCGTAGGGGCGCTGATGTACATAATTGAAGGACCGGAAAACGGTTTTGTGAGCATACCTGAGTCTATGTACTGGGCGGTGGTGACGGTTTCTACAGTAGGATACGGAGATATATCGCCTCAGACCCCTTACGGGAAGACCTTGGCAAGCATGCTGATGATCGTAGGTTATGGAATAATCGCTGTCCCAACCGGGATTATAACAAGTGAAATTGCTCTGGTGGACAGAAAGGCAAGGGAAGCAAAAACATCTGCAACATGTGTAACATGTGGCAGGAAAAGCCATAAAGAGGATGCAGTTTACTGCGATAAATGTGGGGGAAAGCTTTAAAGCTTTCCCCTCTTTTAAAGTCCAGATTCAATTTTAAGAATAAAGGAATCAGGAATTCAAATTTTTAATTAGAGAATACGCGCTGTAAAAAGCAATGATCATTGTGAGGGGGATAATTATCACAGCAGGGAAAATCGTTCCACCTGTCAAACCAATTGCAATTATCTTTGCCACTAATGCTACCATCAGTATTGATAAGAAAACGAGATAGATTGGGCCAAATAGATATCCATAAGAGTTCTTCTTAATCAATAGAATGCCAATTATTATCGACATTGGAAGAAGCAAAGAAAGATCTAAGCCTTGCACTACAAGCGTAGTGAAGTATCC
This genomic window from Alkalibacter saccharofermentans DSM 14828 contains:
- a CDS encoding RNA polymerase sigma factor, which produces MDIKAYVIRAKNEDKQALLELIMQKQDEYYKLAYVYLKNRHDALDAIQDMTLILYNKIGKLKKDESFYSWSKTILVNCCKTILKNRNRIDSTELFDVEQRSKDQEDGIVLENTVNKLSEKHQEIIRLKYYLDMDNDTISKILKIPLGTVKSRSNAALNKLKIMMEGSGYDGY
- a CDS encoding ion transporter, translating into MDKTKKQWQLNLYKIINESDTIQGRVFDIVMVVSIVLNSIVIIAETVEPIRISIGEILMTLQWVFVVLFTFEYILRILIVENKKKYVASFFGVVDMMAILPAYISIFMPSIRLLALFRTFRLLRLFSILKMGRYVEASGNLLKALRASRAKITVFLFTIFFVIVVVGALMYIIEGPENGFVSIPESMYWAVVTVSTVGYGDISPQTPYGKTLASMLMIVGYGIIAVPTGIITSEIALVDRKAREAKTSATCVTCGRKSHKEDAVYCDKCGGKL
- a CDS encoding DUF4179 domain-containing protein — protein: MDIEKALREQKKQIDQINAPAELKPRLETALNAERKRKSQDYRWALRAAAAIMVVFLAGYNFNTLAYYGKRMIGFEGLMTDTVSELVNSGLGQDIGTTYAFDNGVNLTIDGVMIDYNNLILFYTFSGDLNFDDPDKIFNLPSIYLKGFFETIEHNHSVGSLDEDNREIKFVSYYDPPRALTRQIKIESYSMDDSGFNLIEDKVIIDRSKAMGKILKKSVAHTFKVGNRNIKIDELIATPTATSITGSIQNIFQLARDSLYDNRIRPNSISMSLWANGRQVDSQSSSLKTDSKGITFKQDFDALPEDTKSIQILLESVTADYDVDENFALTMDNGEKNIGINNQHIAILDVWESDSQTCVKIRTEDHLYLSEVFLEVDGAKAELAKTVENQTDKLKSGRIERTRTMYFDKSGEDMNLNIKRITYKTDVYQSVKIKVN
- the cas2 gene encoding CRISPR-associated endonuclease Cas2; the encoded protein is MNRRVCNGPDAVQKHKDRLKASIPENGSIRLLVVTEKQYGSMEILLGDYLQDDTPFVCEQLSIF
- a CDS encoding SGNH/GDSL hydrolase family protein, with the translated sequence MKKKFLVILLAMLIVLAFPMQALASPLANLPETPVYVNLGDSIAYGMSAEPRKSYFERFDRFLGPSQSFNLGIPGETSGDLLGKLKTNSSFQYAVSQADIITISIGGNNLLGPIIFGLISEVDALLVYLTPEQQIEFEIFLAQMEEQLGENPDSDELLKAFIVLTEYVIKLVGEDVWNQVVYGLMNSPDLNGALINGAAQFTQDWPEIVGRVRGLNPTAKVIALNLYNPVIANESPELFAMMEGLIIQINTVFASIPGCDVIDVYSEFNKNSKSVNFSLLYDTLSIDPHPTSDGHQRIFRLLARESAKTR